The nucleotide sequence CTGTTGGAGATTGGGTAGCAGCTTACATCAAGAATAAATAAAAAAGAAAGGCCGCGGTGAGCGGCCTTTCTTTTTATTTACATAACTTAATAAGTTCGGTAATTGTTTGCTTGTCGTAACCCATTTCGAGTGCCTTTTTAAAGTCGATCGCTGCCGATGGTTTTTCGTATAGCGCCAGCTTAACCTTACCTCGCAGCACATAAAGTGCGGCTGTAGGAGTTGTTTCAGCAAATACTTTATTTATATCAGCCATTGCGCGTGAGTTTTTCCCCTTCATAAAATAGAGGTCAGCGCGACCTTCGTACAACGACCAGTCTTTGGGAAGTTCGCTTATCAGGTAATTATAGATACGCTCGGATTCATCAAAGTTGCCGCGCATTTTCTCCAGAATGGCGTGTCCAACTCTTCCATGAACCGATTTATCGTTTATCTCCAGAATTTTATCGAAATCCTGTTCTGCAAATAGATAGTTTTTAAGTTGCAGGTATATTAACCCTCTGTTATAAAGAGCTTCTTCGTGTTTTGGAGCAACGGCAATCAGTGTTGAATAGTCGTTAAGCGCTTTTTCCGTATCACCCATTTCGGCATACAGGGATGCACGGCTTTCAAGAATACCTTGATTTTGAGGGTGACCGCTTAATGCCGCACTGTATGAAATCATAGCATCTTCCATTTTACCTTGTCTGCGTTGAACCGTTCCCAAGTTGGTTAGCAAAGCAAAGTTATTAGGATTTGCAGGCTCTAAACGCATGGCAGCTTTCAAACTTTCTTCTGCGGCGGGTAAATCTTTTTTCTCGAGATAATCGTAAGACTTGCTAATCAACTCCTCATATCCTTGCGCCTGCATAGAAACAACTCCAAGAAGCAGGCAAATAAATAGCATAAATACTCTCATCGCTTGTATTTGTTTTATTAAGTTGCAAAAGTAAGTATTTAATTGCCTCCTTTTTAGCTTTTAAATTTTATTTATACCTTTGTGAGATATCGTAACAAAACTACTTACTTATATGAATACTCTTTCTTTAATATTATTACAAGTCGAAGCGCTCTCCAAAGCGGAGCAGTTGATGAAAGTGCTGATGGATTCAGGCATTGATCTTGGTAAAAGGATAGTCACTGCTGTAATTGTATTCCTGATAGGCCGTATAATTATTGGTCTGCTTAATAAACTGTTCCGAAAGATCCTGATAAGAAGAAATGTGGAATTGTCTATCCGTACCTTCCTGGGAAGTATGGTTAATATTCTGCTGACTGTGCTGCTGATTATTTCGGTTGTAGGTGCGCTTGGTGTGGAGACAACCTCATTTGCAGCGTTACTTGCCTCTGCCGGTGTAGCAATTGGTATGGCTTTAAGTGGTAATCTGCAGAACTTTGCCGGAGGATTAATGGTGCTGTTGTTTAAACCTTATAAGGTTGGAGATGTGATTGAAGCCCAGAGTGTAAGTGGAACCGTAAAAGAAATCCAGATTTTTCATACAATCCTTACCACCTTCGATAATAAGGTGATATATGTTCCAAACGGAGCTTTAAGCAGCGGAGTAATTACCAATTACAGCAATCAGGCTACGCGTAGGGTTGATTGGGTGTTTGGTATCGAATATGGCGAAGATTATGAACGGGTAAAGAGTGTTATCGAACGACTTGCTGCCCGCGATGAAAGAATACTTACCGAGCCGCTTCCTTTTATAGCTTTGCACGCCCTTGCAGACAGTAGTGTGAATGTTACATTGAGAGCTTGGGTAAAAAGCGAAGACTACTGGGGTGTATACTTCGATATGAACCAAAAAGTATATGAAACCTTCAACAGTGAAGGAATAAGCTTCCCCTTCCCCCAACTCACCGTCCATCAGAATTGATATTTTTCAAGTTTATAAGCGAGGGCTGGCCATTTATTTGGTCAGCCCTTTTTGTTATTATTAATTAATGTACGCGCGTACGTTATTATTATAATCATTATGTGATTCATTCAATTGTTCAAATAAACCTACCCGTAACTAAATAGAGATGTTGTTTACACTTTTTTGTCAAAAAATGTACACAAAATGGGTTCGTCCTCAAAACACAGGGGTTTGATAATAAACCCTCGGGCTTGGTTGGGGGAGGCCCAAATAGACTCATAATTCCTATGCAGATTCCCTGTAACTCCTAACTTTGTAAGGAAAAGTAATGTTTTGAGGAGGAAAATCTATGGAAAAGAATCAAAATTCTTTCATTTATTAATACCCCAAACTTTCTTTTTTCAGCTGCTTGTTTGTATAAGTACTGATATTGTTTAAAACTATTGATATCTTTTTATTACTAATTAAATTAAAATTTTATGATTAAATTTACAAACTTAAGAACAAAAGCTCTTGCACTCGTGGCAATGACAGCTTTTAGTGTCGGGTCGGTATTTGGGTCGCCAATTGCTCCTCCTGCTAATCCGTTCTTTGGGGGAACTGTTACTACAGGACCGAAGATCCTTCAATGGAGCAATCAAACCAAGCTGCAGGCTCCTGTTAGTGAAGGTGCAATTGCTCAAGGAGTAAAAGTGACTTTTTCTGATTCTCCAACAGGTATGGCATTTAATACTATTGCTGTTGCTCAGAGTGCCACTGTTCCAACAACCAACCCTGGTGTTTCTACGTATTGGGTAAATGGTTCTGCTTTAAACTTGTTTGCAGGTGAAAACAATAAGGTTGCTGTATCATTTGATATTTCAACTAAGTATTTGACCGATGTAAAAGATTTACAGATCGCTTTGGATGCTAACACATTTGGTGGAACATCTAATATGAACGTAAACTTTCACATGGCTTTACAAGTTTATGACCTGAGCGGAAACTTGGTAGATTATTCAGATATTTATCAAGGTGCCGGAATCACTCCAATGCCTTGGCCTTGGTTTGGATGGAATGAAGAAGAACTTTCACAAGTTTATCCTAGTATCTATAACACATCTGAAGGTTCTAAATTATTGAAATTATTCCAAACAGCTGATGATGTTGTTGAAGATCATGATTTTATTCCAGGATCTTTAGATAATAAGATCATCCGTGTTACTTTAATTTCTGATAGACCAACAGGTGCAGTTGTTAATAACTTCCCTGCAGCTATGGTTGTTAAGAGTGTTAGTATTGATTCAAACGAACCTACATTAACATTATCAAGAACAGCTGAATTTAATCCATTTGAAGCTGGTATGGGTTATACAACTCCAGAAAGTGCATTGAGTCTGCTTACTGTAGATCAGGATGGTTTAAATTTACCTTCACCTGCTGCTTCTGCTGTAGAAATTACTAGTCCTAATGGATTCAAGGTTTGTGGTCTTCCTTCTACTGCTGCAGTAGCTAGTATTATGATTGCAAATTCTCCTGTAAGTGATAATTATGTTTTTGCTCCTGAAATTATTAAGACTTTCTCTGGAACATTTACTGCTGCTGCTAAGTTTATTAATGCAAATGATCCATTATCTCCAATTCAGGCTTTAACAGCAGAATCTCAGGTTGTTAATGGTAGTTCTGTTCCAGAATTAAACTTGTCTGAAGATAAATTAATCTTTACAGAAGGAACTAACTGGACAAGCAAAGACATTCAGATCTGGGGTAAGAATATTCCAGCTGGTGACCAAGGTGATTTCCGTTTTGTAGGTGGTCACGCTGACGATCAGGATGATTCTGCTTTGGCTGAAGTTGGTGTAGATAACGAATTTACAATTGGAGATTTGGGTGTTATTGCTCATAATTCTTCAAACGTAATTGAAGTTGACTTTGCTCAGTTCTTAAACAATGTTGATATCAATGTTGCTAAGTTTGTAAAAATGAGCCGCAGATATCGTATACACGATGCATTTGGTGTTGGTGATGATTTCACTGGTAAAGAAGCTCGTTTATTTACAAATCCTGATGCAGAACTAATTCCTTTCCCACAAGTACTTGTTGTAGGTAATGTTGGTGCTGTATGGTTTGAATATGAAGGAACTGAAGGAACACCTGGACAGGTTGTAGGTGATATTTCAACTGCATTCTATGCTCCTTATAATGCTGAATTGTTAACTCAGGCTACTTCTAGAACAAAAACTTTCTATTTGAAGGGTGCTAAGGTTAAAGCTAATTCTAGCGACGAAGCAATATTTGAAATTTCTTTGGATAAGATCGCATCACACGATGATGATGGTCATATTGCATTCCTTTATAGCGTAGACAAGGGAGCAACCTGGAAAACAGCTGCTACGAAATCTACTATTAAGGTAAAACTTTTGACAGCTAAACAAATTCTTGACTTCCAAGAAATTGGTGTGCCTATTATGGTTAAATTCAGACCTGATTGTGATGGTTTCGAAGAAGCAAATGATTTGCAGCTTAGCTATCATAACCACAATGTTTTGTACAAATGGACTCCTCATTTCAATTGTTTATTGGCTGAACAAACCAATGAAGAAGGTGCTGCCGGTGCTGCTGCTGTAGTATTTGGTGATACAAGAGCTAATTTGGAAAATACAATCCACGATTGGAAGTTTGTAGATGTTATGGAAAATAGTGTTCAAGTATTCTGGAGCGGTTCATTCTTAACAAAGAGCGAATTCCGTAAAGATTATGGTAATACATTCCTTGGAAGCTGTGGCGAACAAACAAATCCGCTTTCAGAAGGTGAATTCTTTGTTACAGGTTATAACTTGACAGACAAAGTAAGCGTTGTTGCAAACAAAGATGCTTATAATGAAGATGCATTTGTAATCACAGTTGAACCTGTTGCAGGTTTTGGTGTAGCAAATGGTTTGGTAATTACTCCTAATGAATTTGGTGAAGTTTATGCTAAGGTAACTGTTAAATTTGCTCCTACTGTAAAAGCTGAAGGCCGTCGTGCTGTAAATGATCTTATTACTGTAGCTTACGAAGGCAATACTGTAGCAAATGAAGGTTCACATTGGTGGGATCCTGAATTTAACTTCGTTGACATCTTGAATGAATACATGACAGAACACGGACCAATCCATGATTTGTTCTTGTATCCTGCTTATGATTATCCTGAAGCTGTTCTTTGTGGTCGCGTTTACGATCCTACATTCGAAGCAGTTGATGTTGCAGGTATGA is from uncultured Macellibacteroides sp. and encodes:
- a CDS encoding tetratricopeptide repeat protein, with protein sequence MRVFMLFICLLLGVVSMQAQGYEELISKSYDYLEKKDLPAAEESLKAAMRLEPANPNNFALLTNLGTVQRRQGKMEDAMISYSAALSGHPQNQGILESRASLYAEMGDTEKALNDYSTLIAVAPKHEEALYNRGLIYLQLKNYLFAEQDFDKILEINDKSVHGRVGHAILEKMRGNFDESERIYNYLISELPKDWSLYEGRADLYFMKGKNSRAMADINKVFAETTPTAALYVLRGKVKLALYEKPSAAIDFKKALEMGYDKQTITELIKLCK
- a CDS encoding mechanosensitive ion channel domain-containing protein translates to MNTLSLILLQVEALSKAEQLMKVLMDSGIDLGKRIVTAVIVFLIGRIIIGLLNKLFRKILIRRNVELSIRTFLGSMVNILLTVLLIISVVGALGVETTSFAALLASAGVAIGMALSGNLQNFAGGLMVLLFKPYKVGDVIEAQSVSGTVKEIQIFHTILTTFDNKVIYVPNGALSSGVITNYSNQATRRVDWVFGIEYGEDYERVKSVIERLAARDERILTEPLPFIALHALADSSVNVTLRAWVKSEDYWGVYFDMNQKVYETFNSEGISFPFPQLTVHQN